A DNA window from Porites lutea chromosome 6, jaPorLute2.1, whole genome shotgun sequence contains the following coding sequences:
- the LOC140942352 gene encoding F-box only protein 47-like encodes MSVTMCHYMKSVKKSKTSKHGTSKTKAISTDKNPKSQFVYSRSPLGLFRLLPREMRFWIFGFTPPADLGQLSLSSRVFRDEIIEYIHDNEGLLIIVPRIHLNSDEESSQHFMTLETEYCCNHFNDLGILVKRATCLLSTKERLKEVGIILDKLKDTHTKICTTLGSDIAYSCYGKFLHSFVAGWEDDEKFKAYLAIKGASCLDDRIRQVLRSTPGSQPWYERYIRVFCREIFLDKSSDLWEKGFWLSKILKPWPLVFQARLLYILYGPVNDDNGTIEWSIVESCPTYLGVEDAELKELGDALKVLHVYSDNKDWNGDDFISVFEELTGTPTDWCMENVAKLLKLCGETVCFEVLGNKAINGRVHELSYLGYYLGQVLGQEDITHGKDTGVKSFTSTLQEVLRAMQSSKDQAALVSSLFNVWEENILSLGEGLQEDFDFDTPEEQEQVFAASVHNLSKMAGILLKECIAK; translated from the exons ATGTCAGTAACCATGTGCCACTACATGAAAAGTGTAAAGAAAAGCAAAACCAGTAAGCATGGAACTTCCAAGACAAAAGCGATATCAACAGACAAAAACCCAAAGTCTCAGTTCGTGTATTCAAGAAGTCCCCTTGGTCTGTTTCGCCTGCTCCCACGAGAAATGCGCTTCTGGATATTCGGTTTCACACCTCCTGCCGACCTTGGACAACTTTCGCTTTCATCAAGGGTTTTTAGAGACGAGATCATTGAATACATTCACGACAACGAGGGCTTGCTGATTATCGTCCCGAGAATTCATCTCAACAGTGACGAGGAATCCTCCCAGCATTTCATGACTTTGGAAACTGAATACTGTTGCAACCATTTTAATGATCTGG gCATCTTGGTAAAAAGAGCAACGTGCCTTCTTTCAACGAAAGAAAGGTTAAAAGAAGTTGGAATTATTCTTGATAAG CTGAAAGACACTCACACGAAGATCTGCACCACACTTGGTAGTGATATAGCTTACAGCTGCTACGGAAAATTTCTCCATTCCTTTGTAGCTGGATGGGAAGACGATGAGAAGTTCAAAGCTTATCTTGCGATTAAAG GCGCTTCTTGTTTAGATGACAGAATAAGGCAGGTCCTGCGCTCTACACCAGGATCACAACCGTGGTACGAAAGATACATCAGAGTCTTCTGCCGAGAAATATTCTTGGACAAATCAAGTGATCTTTGGGAGAAAGGATTTTGGCTTTCTAAGATACTTAAGCCTTGGCCCCTTGTCTTCCAAGCTCGTCTCCTTTACATCCTTTATGGACCAGTCAATGATGACAacg GAACAATAGAGTGGAGTATAGTGGAAAGTTGCCCAACATATCTTGGAGTGGAAGACGCCGAATTAAAAGAACTTGGAGATGCTTTAAAAGTCTTGCACGTATACAGTGACAACAAAGACTGGAATGGCGACGATTTTATCAGCGTCTTTGAGGAGTTAACGG GTACACCAACAGACTGGTGCATGGAGAACGTTGCGAAGCTGCTTAAGCTTTGCGGGGAAACAGTTTGCTTTGAAGTACTTGGAAATAAAGCTATAAATGGAAGAGTTCATGAACTATCCTATCTTGGCTATTATCTAGGACAG GTTTTAGGTCAAGAAGACATTACGCATGGAAAAGACACAGGGGTGAAGAGTTTCACAAGCACTTTGCAGGAAGTTCTAAGAGCGATGCAAAGCAGTAAAGATCAGGCTGCACTAGTATCATCACTGTTCAATGTGTGGGAAGAGAACATACTTAGCCTTGGTGAAGGGTTACAGGAAGACTTTG aTTTTGATACCCCTGAAGAGCAAGAACAAGTCTTTGCAGCAAGCGTACACAATTTATCCAAAATGGCTGGCATACTACTAAAAGAATGTATTGCAAAATAG